The following are encoded together in the Ranitomeya imitator isolate aRanImi1 chromosome 4, aRanImi1.pri, whole genome shotgun sequence genome:
- the UBE2H gene encoding ubiquitin-conjugating enzyme E2 H gives MSSPSPGKRRMDTDVVKLIESKHEVTILGGLNEFIVKFYGPQGTPYEGGVWKVRVDLPDKYPFKSPSIGFMNKIFHPNIDEASGTVCLDVINQTWTALYDLTNIFESFLPQLLAYPNPIDPLNGDAAAMYLHRPEEYKQKIKEYIQKYATEEALKEQEERTGDSSSESSMSDFSEDEAQDMEL, from the exons TATTGAAAGCAAACATGAAGTCACAATCCTAGGAGGTCTAAATGAATTTATAGTGAAGTTTTATGGACCACAAGGAA CACCATATGAAGGTGGAGTGTGGAAAGTTAGGGTTGATCTCCCTGATAAATATCCTTTCAAGTCTCCTTCTATAG gatttatgAACAAAATATTTCACCCCAACATCGATGAAGC ATCAGGTACAGTGTGTCTAGATGTCATCAATCAAACCTGGACAGCTCTGTACG ATCTTACCAATATATTTGAGTCCTTTTTGCCCCAGCTGCTGGCCTACCCCAATCCAATAGATCCACTTAATGGAGATGCTGCAGCAATGTATCTGCATCGACCAGAGGAGTACAAACAGAAAATTAAAG AGTACATCCAGAAATATGCAACAGAGGAGGCGCTTAAAGAACAAGAAGAGCGCACAGGCGATAGCTCATCTGAAAGCTCAATGTCTGACTTCTCGGAAGATGAAGCCCAGGACATGGAGTTGTAG